The Kineothrix sp. IPX-CK genomic interval ATGAGTAAAAGACACTCATAAGAGTAAAAGACACTCATAAGAGTAAAAGACACTCATGGGAAAAGGAGGATAGCTGTTAAATGGTAAAGGTAATAGGTGTACGTTTTAGGACGGCAGGAAAGATTTATTTTTTTGATCCCGGCCATTTGAGTATAAAAAGAGGCGAGCATGTTATCGTGGAAACCGCCAGAGGAATCGAATACGGAACGGTGGTAGGCGATCCCAGAGAGGTGGAGGAGGAGAAGGTGATTCAGCCTTTGAAGCCTGTACTGCGCGTCGCTACGGCAAAAGACGGCGAACAAGAGGCGGCGAACAAGATTAAGGAAAAAGAGGCATTCAAAATATGCCTCGAGAAGATAAGAAAGCATGAACTGGATATGAAGCTCATCGACGCGGAATATACCTTCGATAATAATAAGGTATTGTTTTATTTTACGGCGGATGGACGCATAGATTTTCGTGAGCTTGTAAAGGATCTGGCAGCGGTATTCAAGACGAGGATCGAGCTCCGTCAGATCGGTGTCAGAGACGAGACGAAAATCGTGGGAGGAGTTGGCATATGCGGGCGTGCGCTTTGCTGCCATTCCTATCTGTCCGAGTTCGTACCGGTATCCATCAAGATGGCGAAGGAGCAGAATCTTTCCCTGAATCCTACTAAAATATCGGGCGTTTGCGGGCGTTTGATGTGCTGCTTGAAAAATGAAGAGGAAACATATGAGGATTTGAACCGCAAGCTTCCTAACGTAGGCGATTATGTGACTACTGAAGATGGTTACAAGGGCGAGGTACAGAGCGTAAATGTCTTAAGGCAGCTTGTGAAGGTAATCATAGAAAAGGACGATGAGAAAGAAATTCAGGAATATAAAGTAAATCAGCTCAGGTTTAAGAAGAAGCATAAGAATACGAAGGTGGAAGTGAGCGACGAACAGCTTAAGGAATTGGAGAAATTGGAAAAGCAGGAAGGAAAATCTAAACTGGATGACAATTAATCTGAAAGAAAAGGAAAGGCTGGATGAACTGCAAAGAAACGGCTATAAGATTATTCAGAATCCTGAGAAGTTCTGCTTTGGGATGGACGCTGTTCTTTTGTCCGGTTTTGCCCGTGCGGGAGAGGGTGACAGGGTTCTCGATCTGGGTACGGGAACTGGGATTATACCTATACTCATGGAGGCAAAGACCAGGGCCGCCCATTTAACAGGGCTGGAGATTCAGGAAGAAAGTGCCGATATGGCGATGCGGAGTGTGGCGCTTAATAATCTTCAGGATAAGATTGTTATTGTGCAGGGAGATTTAAAGGAGGCAGGGACGTTATTCGGAGCTGCTTCTTTTGATGTTGTTACATGTAATCCTCCGTACATGACCTCTAACCATGGGTTGCAGAATCCTGGGGAGCCCAAAGCGATTGCACGCCATGAGATATTGTGCACCTTAGAGGATGTGGTATCGCAGGCAGCAGGACTTCTTAAGCCCGGCGGTAATTTTTTCATGGTGCACAGACCTTTTCGGCTGGCGGAAATTATGGTGCTCCTTCATGAGTATAAGCTGGAGCCGAAGCGTATGCAGCTTGTATATCCGTATGTGGATAAGGAGCCGAATATGGTTCTCATAGAAGCGAACCGTGGCGGCAGGCCGAGGATCACGGTAGAAAAGCCTCTGATTGTATACAAGGAGCCTGGAGTTTATATGCCGGAAATATATGATATTTACGGATATTAGGAGGTTATGAGAAAGGCACGGTTATCAATATGGCGGGAATATTATATTTGTGTGCTACGCCGATCGGAAATCTGGACGATATAACGCTTCGGGTAATAGATACCCTAAAGAGTGTGGATCTGATTGCGGCGGAGGATACGAGAAACAGCATTAAGCTGTTAAATCATTTCGGTGTAAAAACACCGATGACTAGCTATCATGAGTACAACCGGGTGGAAAAGGCGCATTATCTTATCGGACAGATGCAAGAGGGAAAAACGGTAGCGCTCATTACCGATGCAGGGACACCTGCAATTTCAGATCCGGGGGAAACTTTGGTAGCGCTTTGCCAGGAGGCAGGAATCGTCGTAACTTCTCTTCCGGGGGCTGCGGCGTGTATTACCGCGCTTACCCTATCGGGTTTAAGCACCAGGCGGTTTTGTTTTGAGGGATTTCTGCCCGATAATAAGAAGGAAAAAAAAGCTGTACTTAAGGAGCTGTCGGCGGAGAGCCGGACGATGATTATCTACGAAGCTCCCCATCATTTAAGAAAGACGCTGGAAGAGCTTTATGAAGCGTTGGGAGAGCGTAAAATCACCATATGCAGGGAGCTTACGAAAAAATTCGAGACCATCCTGCCTATGACCATCGAAAAGGCACTTACCTTTTATGAGGAGAACGAACCTCGGGGTGAATATGTACTGGTCATTCAGGGAAAGAGTCTGGAGGAGAAGAAAGAGGAAGCCGCGCTTTCCTGGAAGGAAATGCCTGTAGAAGAGCATATGAGGTATTATGAAGATCAAGGAATAGAGAGAAAGGAATCTATGAAGCTCGTTGCAAAAGACAGAGGAATTGGAAAGCGTGATGTATACAATATGCTTTTAGAAAAAACAGAATAAGAATTCGGCTGCTACTGTTCACACAGTAGCTTAACACTTGCTGTTAAGCTACGTAAGAATGTGATGCAAGAGATGATTTCTGCTTCGCGTAGCGAATCTACATGCAGAAATCATGCGTTACTGTGAACGGAGTGAACAGTAACTTTGGCTTATACACTGGAAACAGATAATGCAGGAGGGACCGCTATGGGAATATTGGATAGTGTCAGTACGGGAATGAAGGGCTTCGACAAGGCCATAGATATGCTTCGTCTGGGAGATAATGTAGTATGGCAGGTAGACTCTATCGAGGATTACTGTTATGTAGTTGCGCCCTATATCGAACAGGCGAGAAAGGATAACCGTAATATTATCTATTTTCGTTTTGGAACACACAGACAAGTGGTGGAGGACCTGACCGGTATCAAGATCTATGAGCTCAATCCAGCCATGGGCTTTGAAGGCTTTGCTACCATGATTCACCGCATTATCGGGGAAGAGGGAGTGAAAGCCTTTTATGTTTTCGATTGTCTGACGGAGCTGTTGGCTTTCTGGTACTCTGATTTGATGACGGGCAACTTTTTCAGGGTAACCTGCCCTTATCTGTATGAGCTGGATACTATTGCTTATTTTGCTATTAAGCGAAATGTGCATACCTATGATACGATTGCGACCATTCGTGAAACGACGCAGCTTCTTCTGGACGTATATAAGATAAACGACCGGTTTTATATTCATCCACTGAAGGTATGGCAGAGGTATTCTCCTACAATGTTTTTTCC includes:
- a CDS encoding stage 0 sporulation family protein; this translates as MVKVIGVRFRTAGKIYFFDPGHLSIKRGEHVIVETARGIEYGTVVGDPREVEEEKVIQPLKPVLRVATAKDGEQEAANKIKEKEAFKICLEKIRKHELDMKLIDAEYTFDNNKVLFYFTADGRIDFRELVKDLAAVFKTRIELRQIGVRDETKIVGGVGICGRALCCHSYLSEFVPVSIKMAKEQNLSLNPTKISGVCGRLMCCLKNEEETYEDLNRKLPNVGDYVTTEDGYKGEVQSVNVLRQLVKVIIEKDDEKEIQEYKVNQLRFKKKHKNTKVEVSDEQLKELEKLEKQEGKSKLDDN
- a CDS encoding tRNA1(Val) (adenine(37)-N6)-methyltransferase produces the protein MTINLKEKERLDELQRNGYKIIQNPEKFCFGMDAVLLSGFARAGEGDRVLDLGTGTGIIPILMEAKTRAAHLTGLEIQEESADMAMRSVALNNLQDKIVIVQGDLKEAGTLFGAASFDVVTCNPPYMTSNHGLQNPGEPKAIARHEILCTLEDVVSQAAGLLKPGGNFFMVHRPFRLAEIMVLLHEYKLEPKRMQLVYPYVDKEPNMVLIEANRGGRPRITVEKPLIVYKEPGVYMPEIYDIYGY
- the rsmI gene encoding 16S rRNA (cytidine(1402)-2'-O)-methyltransferase encodes the protein MAGILYLCATPIGNLDDITLRVIDTLKSVDLIAAEDTRNSIKLLNHFGVKTPMTSYHEYNRVEKAHYLIGQMQEGKTVALITDAGTPAISDPGETLVALCQEAGIVVTSLPGAAACITALTLSGLSTRRFCFEGFLPDNKKEKKAVLKELSAESRTMIIYEAPHHLRKTLEELYEALGERKITICRELTKKFETILPMTIEKALTFYEENEPRGEYVLVIQGKSLEEKKEEAALSWKEMPVEEHMRYYEDQGIERKESMKLVAKDRGIGKRDVYNMLLEKTE